From the genome of Myxococcota bacterium:
CTCCTCGATCGTGGCGAAGCGCTGCTCGGCGAGCGCGCGCTTGGCTTCGGCGAAGGCCTCGGGCTTGAAGCCGGTGTGTGTGCGCGGCCGCAGCCCGACCACGTGGCCGAGGTTCACGTCGGCCGCCGAGACACCGCCGGACTGCGGCGCGACCGGGACAGGTGCGGGCAGCGCGCGGGGCTGGGTCGGCGGCGGCTTCGGTGCTGCCGGCTTGGGCGGCGCGGCCTTGGGCGCCGGCTTCGGGACGGGCTTCGCAGCCTCGAGCTTCTTCTTCGCGGCGGCAGGCTTCTTCGCCGCCGGCTTCTTCTTCGGGGCCGCCTTCTTCGGCGCAGCCTTCCTCGTGGCAGCGGCCTTCTTCTTGCCGGAAGCCTTCTTCTTCACCGCCATGCCGCGATCGTATCGCAGGATTTTCGCGGGTCGAGACACTTGCCTAGCGCGCGGCGGGTGGTACCGCCCGGAACTGCCACAGGAGCAGGAGGTCGTAGAGGATCTTCACCGAGCCGGCGAGCAGCAGCGGCCAGCCGAAGGCCGAGCGTTCGAGCAGAGCGCCGGCGAGCAGCGGCGAGAGCGCCGAGGCCAGCGCCCGCGGAACGTTGGTGACGCTGGCCGCCGCGGCGCGTTCCTCCGGCGGCACCACCGCCATCACGTAGGACTGCCGGGCCGGCACGTCCATCTGCGAGAGCGCGCCCCGCACGAGCAGACACCCGAGCGCGAGCGGAGCGCTGGGCATGAACACCGCCGCGATCAGGAAGCCGTTCGCGGGCAGGTGCGTGAAGACCATGGTCTCGATCAGGCCGATGCGCGCGGCGAGCCACGCCGAGAGGAACTGCGAGAACGCCGAGAGCGTCGACGCGGCGAAGAAGAAGGTGCCGAGCTCGGTCAGTGAGAGACCGAAGCGCTGGTTGAGCCACAGTGCCACGAGCGGCGGCACCGCGAGGCCGCCCCCGAACGAGTCCAGCGAGAACAGCGCGGTGAGTCGCAGGACGATGCTGCGCGAGCGCGCGAGCGGCGCGCGCGGCTCCTGCTTCGCCACGGGCGCGGACGGCAGCCCGAGATACAGGACCACGAGCGGCAGCGCGACGCACGCGTACAGCACGAACACCCCGCGCAGGGCGTCCTGCAACCCGACACCGAGGTGGGTCACCGCCTGGTCCGGCAGGCCGCCGGCGAGCGCGCCCGCGGCGCCGAGCAGCGCGCCCGCCACGTTGTAGCGCGCGAAGGTCGCCGTGCGCGTGCGCAGGTCGCCCGCGGCGCCGAGCACCGCCTGCTCGGTGGGCAGGAAGATCGACACGTCGCCCGAGGTCGGGTTCAAGGTCCCCACGAACGCCACCAGCAAGAGCGGCCAGAACGCGGTGAGTCCGGCGAAGCCGAGCCCGGTGAGCGCCATCAGCCCGGACGCCCCGAGCAGCACCGTGCGCGCCGCGAAGCGCCCGCTCGCGAGCCCCACCCCGAGCGTGAGCAGCGCGCTTCCCAAAAGCGTCGCGGTGGCCACCGCGCCGACCTGGACCGTGCTGAGTCCCAGCCCGAGCAGATAGGCCGAGAGCACCACGTTCACGGCGCCGTCGACGAAGCCGCGCAAGCCGCGCGCGGCGATCAGCCGCCCGGACTCGCTCACTTAGGCGCGGGTCACGGCCGCCGCGGGCGTCGGCTCGACCAGCGCGCCGTTCTCGCCGTTCACGTGCGCGAGGTGCGCGCGGATCATCTCCTGCGACACCGGCGCCCGGCGCAGCTCGAGCGCCGGAGCGATGCGCGACAGATGGAACACGAAGACGGTGATCGCGAAGCCCGCGACCACGATGCCCATCACGGCCAACGGCCCGGGATTCCCGCCCGTGGCGGCCAGCTGCTGCGCCACCCAGAAGCCCAGGCCGATGGCGATCGCCAGTGACAGCGCCGCGACCCGCAGCACGTCGCCGAGCAGCGCCTGCGACCCGCGCGAGAGCACGCGCCGCAGCTCACCCACCGAGAAGTAGTCGAGGAACCAGCTGGTGCGCTCGTCGACCTCGCGCTCCGCCGGCGGCGGCAGCACCTGCTGCGTGAGCGGGTCGACCGCCAGCTCGCCGCGACTGTGCGCGGAGATCGCCTCGAGGATCGCCCGGTGCACGCGCTCGTCGATCGGGAAGCGCCAGGCGATGAAGAACGCCGCGATCGAGAAGGCCGCGGGAGTCAGCGCGAACACCGCGCGGATGGCGAACACCACGTTGGGCGACTGCGGCAGGTTGGGCTGGTAGCCGAGCCACGCCAGCAGCGCGAGCGGCAGCGAGGCGCTCGGAATCACGATGAACTTCGGCACCAGCCCCCACAGTGCGAGATACTGCGCCTCGCGGCGCTTGCCGGTGTGGAGCTCGTCGTAGTCGATCACGTCGGCCTGGATGGCGGGCGGCAGGAACAGCCCGGCGCCGAAGCTCGAGCCGGCCCAGACGATCACCGCCAGGCAGCCGATGTTCTGGCCCTCGCCCAGGAAGAACAGCATCACTCCGCCCGTGACTCCCATGACGAAGCTGGTCAGCCAGGCGTTGAGCTTGCCGATGCGCTTGGCCAGCGCCAGCCAGAGCGGCAGACACAACAGCCCCGACAGGAAGTACGCCGCCAGGAAGATCGTGAGCCAGCCGTCGGCCTGGGGCTGCGGAATGGGCGGCGGGTTCAGCACGTAGCGGTTGAAGTACGGCATCAACAGGCCCGGAATCGCACCGGGGATGTTGGCGACGGCGTAACACACGAACAGCACCAGGAACGGCCGGTTGCGCAGCGAGCGCCGCACGCCCGGCACGAGCGGGTTGGAGGCGCGCTGCACGAACTCGGGCCGCTCGCGCACGCGCACCACCAAGAGCCAGTACAGGCTGACCATCAACACGCCGTAGCCGAGCGCCATGCCTGCGAAGGCGGAGCGCTGCGAGAAGCCGAAGCCCTGGGTCAGCACGCCGGGCACGATCGCGGCCACCAGCGTGCCCACGAGCGCGAAGCCCTCGCGCACCGAGAACAGGGTCGAACGCTCGTGGTAGTCGAGCGTGAGCTCCGGACCGAGCGCCGCGTGCGGCAGCCCGTAGAGCATGTTCAAGATGAAGAACAGCATGAGACACACGCCGAACCAGACCGCCGCGCCGGAGGTCGTGAGCCAGGCCGGGGGCGTGAACAGCGCCACGAACACGAGCGCCGCGATCGGCGTCGCGACCGCGATCCACGGCCGGCGGCGACCCCAGCGCGTGTGCGTGTGGTCGGAGAGCCAGCCGACGAACGGGTCGATGATCGCGTCGAAGATGCGCGCGAGCGCCGCGGCCAGCGCGACCCACGCCAGGGGTACGAGCACCGTGTCCGAGTAGAACGGATTCACGTGGATCGCGACCGGGATCGCCATCGCCGCGCCCGCGACGCTCGGCGCCCCGTAGATGATCTTCAGCCCGAGCGGCACCTTCTCGCGCGCGGGGCTGCTCATGGAAAGCGTGGCCTGAGCCAGCTCGCGCACAGCTCCATGGCTTCGCGGCGGTGGCCTTCGAGATAGTGCGGTGCGCGCTTCAGCTCGTGGTACTCGACGTCGCTCGCGCCGCAGGCGTCGCGGATCGCGCGCGCCTGACTCAGCCGGATCTCGGTGTCGGCGGTCGCGTGCAGGATCAGGGACGGCACCTTCACGCTCGGCATGGTGTCGGCGAGCTTCGCGTGCGACGACAGGCCGGACCACGTGGAGAGCCAGCCGCGCGCGCTCATCACGCGCGCCAGCCCGAAGCGCCCGTAGTTGCCGTCGAGCGGGTCGGGAAAGGCGAAGAGGGACCCCAGGGGCCGGTCGTCCGGATCGATCGAGAGATCGAGATACGCGGGGTCGGCCAGGGTCCGATAGATCACCAGGTACTTCGCGTGCACGGCGCGCTGGCGCCAGTATCTCCACGCGCGGGGATCGGCCTGCTTGTCGGCGCCCTTCGAGAGCTTCGCGGCGAGCTCGGCCTTCGCGATCGAGTCGCGCGCGATCGCGTCGAGCCGCGCCACGCGCGCGAGCTGCGCCTGGCGGTAGCGCGCGAGCCAGGCGCGGTCGTAGTGACAGGGCTCGGGCCACGGGCGCCAGCCGTTGTCGGGGTCGTACATGTCGAGCTCGGGAATCACGGACTCGGGATCGTTCTCGTCGGCGACCGACGGATCGATCACGCTGTTCATGAAGACACCCTCACCCGGGTGCGCCGCGACCGCGATCCAGCCGTCGCCCACGCCGCGCTCCACGTGCGCCAGCGCCATGAGTGACCCGCCGCCGCTGTTGCCCAGCAGCACGACTGCCTCGGCGCCACGGCGGCGCATCTCGAGCACGGCGGTCTCGACGTCGAGTGCGCAGCTCTCGTGCAGGCAATCGATGTCGTTGTTGATGTAGCGGGTCGCGAAGCCCAAGACGGCGTAGCCCGCCGCAGCCAGCAGCGGGCAGGCGTAGTGGATCGAGAAGTCGCCGCGCGGGTGCGAAAGCACGACCGCGGTCTTCCACGGCTGGCCGACGGGCGGCGTCCACAGGGTTCCGCGCACGAGCGCGCCGTCGGCCGACACCAGCCGGACGTCCTCGCGGCGAAGCACCACCTTCGGGTCGTCTTCGGGCAGGGGCCAGTACGCGAGCCCGAAGGGACGCCGGGCACCCATGGCATGCGGCATTTCAGGCGTTCCCTTTCTCGACGCTTCGCAGCATACCCGAATCCGTGCGCTAGCATGGCGCGCCCATGGCCGACCCCGACGACCTGGTCACGCGCGCGTTCGAGACGATCACCGGCTGGCTCGCCTGCGGACACGAGACACGCATGCAGCCGCTCGCGCAGTTCGTGCGCGACCCGCGCATGCCCGTCTGTTACGACGCGAACTTCATGGCCGAGGTGCGCGCGCGCACGCCGGACGAGATCGAGTCGCTGTTCGTGGCGGCGGACTCCATGTACCGGGGCCTCGGTCACCGCATGTTCCTCTGGGACCCGCAGACCCCGCCCGAATTCGAGGCGCGGCTGCAGCTCGACGGCTACGAGAAGGAGGAGCAGGTCGTGCTCGTGCTCGAGGGCGCGCTCGCGGGCCGTGGGCCCGCGCTCGAGCTGCGCCCGGCGCAGAGCGACGCCGACTGGGAGGCGATCGAGTCACTCTGCCGGCTCGATCACGAGGAAGAGGTCGAGAAGGGCTTCCACGAGCCGTGGGACGAGGCAGTCACGCGCCAGCTCGTAGCCGCCAAGCGCGCCAAGGCGCCCGACGTGCAGTTCTATCTGGCGCGCCAGGACGGCGTGGACTGCGCGTTCTTCTCGGCCTACCCGGGCGCGAACGGCGTGGGCCAGGTGGAAGACCTGTTCACGCGCGCCGAGTTCCGCGGCCGCGGCATCGGCACGGCGCTGATCGCGCGCTGCGTCGACGACGCCCGCGCGCGCGGCGCCGGCCCGATCCTGATCGGGGCGCGCACCAACGACACGCCCAAACACATGTACGCCGCGCTCGGCTTCAGGGCGCTCTGCGTCGAGCGGCGCTACGTGAAGACCGGCTCCTGAACCTGGTCAGACCTCGTAGCGGTTGAGCTCCGGCAGCACCGTCTTCGCGAACAAGCGCATGTTGCGCTCGCTCTCGGCCGGCGACATGCCCGCGTAGCTGAAGACGCCCACGAAGCGGTCACTCCCGATGCGCTTCTGGGTGTCGACGATCGTCTGGTAGCAGCGCTCGGGCGTGCCCCACACCTGCAGGCCCAGGAAGAAGTCGATCATGGCGTCGGCGCCGCCGGGCGCGCTCGCGATCTCCTGCATGCGGGCGTACGACTCGTAGCCCTTGGTCTTGGCCAGGTGGTCACCGCGCAGCTCGTAGTGTTTCAGCACGGTGTGCCAGTAGCCGCCGATGTATTTGCGGGCCAGCTCCTCGGCGCGGCCGGCGTCTTGGTCACAGAACACCCAACCGGCGCAGATCGACGGCGGCGCGGGCACACCGTTCACCTGCTGGTAGACGGTGTTGTAGTTGCGCAGCTCCTCGGTCACGGCCTCCCACGGCTTCTGCGGGATGATCAGCATGCCCAGCCCGAGCTTCGCGATCACCGGGCCCGACTCGGGAGAGACTGCGGCCGCGTAGCTCCGGCCCTTGAACGACTTCCAGGGCTTGGGGCGGATGTCGCGGCGCGCCTGCTTCACGATCTTGCCGTCGTATTCGCAGTAGCCGCGCTCGAGTCCGGTGAGGATCATGTCGGCCGACTCGGTGAAGCGCTCGCGGCTCGTGTCCATCGAGACGCCGAAGCCGTCGAACTCGACGCGGCCCAGCCCGCGGCCCAGCCCGAGCACGAAGCGGCCGTTCGACACGTGGTCGAGCACCGAGATCTGCTCCGCCACGCGCATCGGGTTGTGCCAGGGCAGTACGACCACCATCGAGCCGAGCTGCACGCGCTCGGTCGCGCCGGCCAGGAAGGTCAGGTACTGCAGCACGTCGGGACACATGGTGTAGTCGGTGAAGTGGTGCTCGACTCCCCAGAGTGACTGGAAGCCGAGTGACTCCGCCATGAGTGCGAGCCGCAGGTCCTCGCGCCACACCTCGCGGTCGCTGCGCGCCTGCTCCGGGTTCTGGAAGATCGCTGCCATTCCGACGTGCATGTGAAGTTCTCCCTTCCACCTCCCAGCATAGCGGAGCGTCAGGTCGCGAGCAGAACCACTGGGATCTCGCGCGCCGTGCGCTTCTCGTATGCGGCGTACGCGGGGTTCTCGCGCTTCACGCGCGGCCACAGGCGCGCGCGCTCCTCGGCCGAGGCGATCCGCGCGCGCACGCGCCGGCGTTCGCCCGCGAGCTGCACCAGGGCTTCCGGCTGCGCCTGCAGGTTGCGCCACCAGGCGGGGTCGCGCGCGGCGCCGCCCGCCGACGCGATGATCACGAGCCGCTCGCCGTCCTCGAAGTAGGTCAGCGGCACCGTGCGCGGGCGGCCGCTCGCGCGCCCGGTCGTGGTGAGCAACAGGATGCGCTGCGGGCCCATGCGACCGCCGATGCGCCCGTCGGTGAGCCGGAACAACGCCGTGTGGACCCGCACGAATGCGAACACGAGCAAGCGCTGGAGTGGGTTCATCGATCCTCCATGGCCGCGTGGCTGGCGACTGATATGATGACGAAGACGGGAGGAACCCGAATGTCTCGCGAGGCCGTGATCGTCGACAGCGTGCGCACCGGTTTGGCGAAGGCGCACCGTGGCTCGTTCAACATGACACGCCCGGATGACCAGCTGGCACACTGCATCGCGCAGCTGTTCGCGCGCAACCCCAACGTCGACAAGGCCGAGGTCGGCGACGTGATCGCCGGCTGCGGCATCCCCGAAGGCCCGCAGGGCATGAACGTGGCGCGTATCTCGACCGTGCTGGCGGGGCTGCCCACGTCCGTGGCCGCGACCACCGTGAACCGCTTCTGCTCGTCGGGCTCGCAGGCCATCATGATGGCCGCGCAGCAGATCCTCCACGAGGGCGTCGACATCGCGATCGGCTCGGGCGTCGAGACCATCACGATGCTGCAGGACGGCTCGCAGAACACCAAGCGCCTGCTGAACCCGGTGGCCGCCAAGAAGGCGCCGGGGCTCTACATGGCGATGGGCGCCACGGCCGAGGTCGTGGCCGAGAGATACAAGGTGTCTCGCGAAGACCAGGACCAGTACGCGCTGAAGAGTCAGCAGCGCACCGCGCGTGCCCAGGAGCTGGGCTACTTCGACGACGAGATCGTGCCCATGAAGGTGCGCCGCATCGTGCAGAAGAAGGGCGAGGAGCCGCGCGAGGAGGACTTCGTCGTGGACCGCGACGAGTGCAACCGGCCCGACACCACGATCGAAGGCCTGCGCAAGCTGCCGCCCGCGTTCAAGCCCGAGGGCGGTACGGTCACGGCCGGTAACTCGAGCCAGCTGTCCGACGGCGCGTCGGCCACGCTGGTCATGTCGGCGAGCCGCGCGAACGCGCTGGGGCTCGAGCCCATGGGCATCTACCGCGGCTCGGCCGTCGCCGGCTGCGAGCCCGACGAGATGGGCATCGGCCCGATCTACGCCGTGCCCAAGCTGCTCAAGAGACTCGGCATGTCACTCGACGACATCGACCTGGTCGAGCTGAACGAGGCCTTCGCGTCGCAGGTGCTGCAGGTGCAGCGCGTGCTCGGGATCCCCGACGAGAAGCTGAACCCGAACGGCGGCTCGATCTCGATCGGTCACCCGTTCGGCATGACGGGCTCGCGACTCACGGGTCACATTCTGCGCGAGCTGCGGCGGCGCAAGAAGCGCTACGGGCTCGTGACCATGTGCGTGGGCGGCGGTCAGGGCTTCGCTTCGCTCTTCGAGTCAGTTTGACTACGTTCGCCTGCGGCTCACTGCGCGCGCCTGGCGGCGCTTGCGGCGCCTCGCTCGGGGCGGCCCTTGCGAGGCTCGGACGGAGCTTCGTTCGCCTGCGGCTCACTGCGCGCGCCTGGCGGCGCTTGCGGCGCCTCGCTCGGGGCGGCCCTCGCGAGGCTCGGACGGAGCTTCGTTCGCGGCGGCTCACTGCGCGCGCCTGGCGGCGCTTGCGGCGCCTCGCTCGGGGCGGCCCTCGCTCGGCTCTGACGGAGCTTCGTTCGCCTGCGGCTCACTGCGCGCCTGGCGGCGCTTGCGGCGCCTGAAACAAGGCCCGGCCCTCGGACTGTGCGGGCGGGTCGATGCCGAGCAGCGCGGCGACCGTGGGCGCGACGTCGATCGCGCGCACTTCGCCGAGCTCGGCGCCCGCGGGCACGCCGGCGCCCAGCGCGTAGAAGATCGCGCCCATGTCGGGCTGACTCGGGTCGTAGCCGTGCACGCCGGGAGACTTGCCGCGCCACCAGATCTCGAGCCGCTGCCAGAGACTCTCGCGGCCGACCGCCCACGGCGGGTTCGGCACGAGCGTCAGGTCGCCGCTGCGGCTCGGGTAGAAGCTGCGCATGCGCGCGGGGAGTGACTCGGGGGTGTAGGCGGTGAGTCCCTCGATCCCCGAGAGCGTGCGCAGCGCCGCGGCGGTCTGCGCGGGGTCCTTCAGGTAGAGCTGCCCTTCCCCGCCCGAGCCGTCCAGGCGCGCCGCAATGCCCGCGGCCGAGAGCAAGGCCTCGGCGTCGATCGCGCCGTCCATGCGCGACATGCCGTGGTCACTCGCCACGATCACCGCGGTGTGCGCCCAGGCGCCGCGCGCGTCCAGGCCCGCGAACAGCCGCGCGAGCTCGCGATCCTGCGCCAGCAGCTGAGCGGCGATCTCGGGCGCGTCGGGGCCGAGCTCGTGACCCACGCCGTCGCAGCCGTGCCACCAGCTCATGATCAGCCGCGGCCGCTGGGCAGCGGGCAGGTCCAGCCAGGCGAGGATCTGGTCGACCTTCCTTGCTTCTGGAACGGAGCCGTCGAACGGCGCGCGGCGGTAGGTCGCCCCGCGTCCGTGCCAGTCGGTCTCCGAGCCCGCCCAGAAGAACACCGCGGCGCGCACGCCCTGGCGCTCGGCGGCGGCCCACAGCGGCTCGGCTTCGATGAAGGACGCGTCGTTGCCGTACGAGAAGCGCCGGCCCTGCCGGTCCGTGAAGCTGTTCTCGATGATCCCGTGCCGGTCGGGATACGTGCCGGTCGCGAGCGAGACATGGTTGGGGAACGTGCTCGAGGGAAACACCGGCGTGAGTCGCCGGGCGTGCGCTCCGTCGCGCGCCATGCGTGCGAGCGCCACGGTCGCGGCGCGCGCGGGATAGTCCCAGCGCGTCCCGTCCCAGGACAGGAGCACCACGACCGAAGGCTCGGCCGCACGCGCGTTGGCCGCGAGGCTGCAGAGGAGGAACAGCGCGAGCGCCGCAGCTCGAATGCGGGTCACGCGCGCATCCTAGCGGAACGCCTCGCGAACGCGCGCTCCCCTGCGCGCGCCCGATGTGTGGAGCCCGCTTCCCAGTCGTGTGAACCAGGTCACCACCAAAGAGTGATCCGCTCCACACGCTGCATGCCTGAGATCGGTCCGTGCGCGCGCAGCCGGCCGGCAGCTGAACGCGCAGTCGACGGCGCGAGTGACTGATTCGGCGGAAGCTGCGCATTTCCAGGCACGGAACCTGAATGTCTTCCCGGTCGCTGGCCGGAGGGGCCGGAGCTCCACGGGAGAGGAGATCTGGCTATGAAGCGGAACGACGAGCGCGGATTCACGCTGCTCGAAGTCATGACCGCGGTCGCGGTCATGGGAATTCTCGTCGCAATGGCGACCCCCAGCATGCTGCGCATGCTCGAGCGCCAGGAGACACGGAGCAGCGCCACGGAGATGGCGGGCCTTCTTTCGGACGCACGCGCGCGCGCGGTGGCCGAGGGCACGCCCCACCTGGTGTACTTCAACTCGCCGGCCGTCGACGGCGACGGCAACTGCGGCGTGGCCGCGGTCGAAGTGCGCGACGTCGACCACAGCTACTCGATCACCGACGGCGACGTCACCACGGACTTCAAGCTGTCTGCGGGCGCGTGCCGCAAGGTGAAGCCGTACGACGGCAGCAGCTCGAGCAGCAGCACGGACGCGACGGCGGCGGCGCCGGTGGTGCCGATGCCGCGCGAGGACCTCGCGCTGAAGGCGACGGATGCGGCCGAGGTCGGCGCCGTGGCAGTGCGTGCCTCGACCGCGCTCGGTGACACGGTCGCCGCGGCGGCGGACACCGTGGGCAGCGCGGTGAGTGGCACGGTGGATGCCGCGGGCGCCATCGTGGGCGGTCTCACGGGCGGCAGCGGCAGCTCGGGCTCGAGCGACGACGGCAGCAGCTCGGGCTCGGACGACTCGGGCACCGGCAACGGCGGCACGGGCAAGAGCCTGGCCGTGGGTCAGCAGACCGCGATCGCAGCCGACCCTTCGGCCGACCTGCCGCCGCGCACCACGACCGTGGCCGACACGGTCGTGAACGGCGCGACCTTCCCGGTCGACGCCGTCTCGGGCCGGCCCGTGATCGCCTTCTCGGAGCGGGGCGTGCCCGTCGACCCGCAGAACCCCAACTCGTGGGGCAGCGGCGCGGGCGGGATCTACCTCACCGACTCGAACAACACGGCGATCTTCGCCGCGTTGGTGGAGCCGCTCGGCGACGTGAAGCTGCGGGCCTACGACGCGGCCTCACAGAGCTGGAAGTGAGTGACTGACTAGCGACCGCCGTAAGGATCGCCGGGCAAGTCGGGGCTGTGGCGGAAACGCCGATGGCTCCACATCCACTGCTCCGGGTGCGCCCGAATGATCTCCCCGAGCGCCTCGTTTGCTCGAGCAGTGAGTATCTCGGCGTCCTTGCGGCGGTCGCCCGTATCTGGCGTCTCCAGCGGGGGCCGGATCACCATGCGATGGTGGTCCGGCCCGACGCGCACGGTGTAGCAGGGCACGACCGGCGCTCCAGAGCGCAGCGCGAGCACCGCCAGGCCGAGCGAAGTCGAAGCGCGCACGCCCAGGAACGGCACGAAGACCCCGCGTGAGCGCCGCGCGTACTGGTCGTTCAACACCGCGACCGCGCGGCCCTTCTTCACCGCGCGCAGCATCTTGGGCAGCACGTCGCGGTGCAGGAGCATCTCGGCGCCCGTGCTCTGGCGCTGGCGCAAGAGCTCGGCGGCGAGCAGCCGATTCGCGACGGGACGGCCGATCACGGTGAGCGGAAAGCCGTAGGCCGGCGCCGCGCGCGGCAGGATCTCGAAGCTGCCGAAGTGCAGACCGAGCACCGCGGCGCCTTTGCCCTGCGCCATGACGGCGTTGCCGATCTCCTGCCCTTCGACGTCGACGCGCGCGCGCACGTCGTCGGCCGTCCAATGTCTGCCGCGCGCCACGTCGATCAGCCCGTACGCAAAGCTCACGTAGCTCTCGCGCCCGATCTGCCGCCGCTCTTCTTCCGGAAGGTCGGGAAACGCGATCCGCAGGTTGGTCAGCACGAAGTCCACGCGCTTCCCGCCCCGGTCGAACAGCGCCCGCGCCGCGCGCGCGGCCAGGCGCTGCGCGGTCGGCAGCGGGATCGCCGCCAGCGCGGTGACTGCGGCGCGGAATGCAGCGTACTCGGCCAGCTCGCGCGGTGTGTACACGGCCGCGCGAAGATATACTGCGCCCGATGCTGGAGAGCGAGCGCTATCTCTCACTCGCGACCTTCCGCCGCGACGGGCGCGAGGTCGCGACGCCCATCTGGTTCGCGCACGAGGGCGGAGCGATGGTGGCCTTCAGCGCGGGCGACGCCGGCAAGGTGAAGCGCCTGCGCAACTCGCCGCGCGCCCGGGTGGCGGCCTGTGACATGCGCGGCAACGTCCAGGGCCCGTGGCACGAGGCGCGTGGCGAGATCATGAGCGACGCCGCCGCGATCCAGCGGGCCCTCATCGCCCTGCGCAAGAAGTACGGCGTGATGATGCTGCTCGCCGACTTCTTCTCGCGCCTCTCGGGCCGCTACCAGAAGCGCGCGTACTTGCGGATCGTGCCCACGAGCTGAGTGGGGCCGAGCGATTACCAGCGGCGCAGTGAGCCGAAGGCGAACGCAGCTCAGTCAGTCTATGGCTTGAAGTGCGGTCGGCGCTTCTCGGTGAAGGCGCGGATCGACTCTTGCCCGTCCTCGGCCACGGCGTTCGCGGCCATGACTTCCATCGCGTAGGCGTAGGCCTTGGGCTGATCGAGGTCGATCTGCGCGTAGTAGGCTTGCTTGCCCAGGCCCTTCGAGAAGGCGCTGCCGCGCGTGGCGCGGCGGATCAGCGCGTCGGTCACGGACACGAGCTCGTCGGCGGGCACCACCCGGTTCACGAGGCCCCACTCCGCAGCGGTGCGCGCGTCGATCTTGTCGCCCGTGAACAAGAGCTCGAGCGCGCGCTTGCGGCCGATCGCGCGCGAGACACTCACCATGGGCGTGGTGCAGAACAGCCCGCCGGCGCCGCCGGGTGTCTGGAACTCCGCGTCCTCCGACGCCACCGCCAGGTCACACGCCGCGACCAGCTGGCAGCCCGCGCCGGTGGCGAGCCCCTGCACGCGCGCGACCACTGGCTGCGGGATCGACTGCACGGCGGTCATCAGCTCGGTGCACACCGCGAGCAGCTGGCGCATGCCCGCCAGGTCGCGGTTCACCAGGTCCGCGTAGTCGTGGCCCGCGCAGAACACGGGACCGCTCGACGCGATCACCACGCCGCGCGCCTTGCTCGCGCCGATCGCGCGCAAGGCGTCGCGCAGCTCCAGCATCACCGGCAGTGACAGCGGGTTGCGGCGCTCGGGCCGCGCGAACGCGAGGGTCGCGATCGAATCGCGTTCTTCCAACGAGACGTGCGAGAGCTCCATGTGCGCTCCTTCGCCGCGCGGTCAGTCGCCGGCGGCGAGCAGGTCTTCGAGCAGAGCGAGGCTCGCCTGCTCCTGCTCGTCGACCGAGCCGTCGGCGAGCACGAGCTCGCGCAGCGTGTCGAGGAAGAGTTTGCGGTGCTCGCGCGGAATCTCCACGGGGTCGACGTCGTCGATGTGGGGCGGCACCTGCAGCCACGCGTCGACCTGCGCCACCTCCCGGGGGCTCAGGCCGAGCCGACTCACCATGCGGCGGACGAACGCGCGCTCCTCGGACTGGACCTCGAGATCCGCCCAGGCGACGGAGCAGACGAACTTCATGAGACGGAGGCGCTCTTCGGGCGCGAGCGAGGCGACCATGCGCCCACTCTCGCATTCGCCGTCTCGCGGTGTCTAGTCGGCCAGATCGCTCAG
Proteins encoded in this window:
- a CDS encoding thiolase family protein — protein: MSREAVIVDSVRTGLAKAHRGSFNMTRPDDQLAHCIAQLFARNPNVDKAEVGDVIAGCGIPEGPQGMNVARISTVLAGLPTSVAATTVNRFCSSGSQAIMMAAQQILHEGVDIAIGSGVETITMLQDGSQNTKRLLNPVAAKKAPGLYMAMGATAEVVAERYKVSREDQDQYALKSQQRTARAQELGYFDDEIVPMKVRRIVQKKGEEPREEDFVVDRDECNRPDTTIEGLRKLPPAFKPEGGTVTAGNSSQLSDGASATLVMSASRANALGLEPMGIYRGSAVAGCEPDEMGIGPIYAVPKLLKRLGMSLDDIDLVELNEAFASQVLQVQRVLGIPDEKLNPNGGSISIGHPFGMTGSRLTGHILRELRRRKKRYGLVTMCVGGGQGFASLFESV
- a CDS encoding ectonucleotide pyrophosphatase/phosphodiesterase, whose translation is MTRIRAAALALFLLCSLAANARAAEPSVVVLLSWDGTRWDYPARAATVALARMARDGAHARRLTPVFPSSTFPNHVSLATGTYPDRHGIIENSFTDRQGRRFSYGNDASFIEAEPLWAAAERQGVRAAVFFWAGSETDWHGRGATYRRAPFDGSVPEARKVDQILAWLDLPAAQRPRLIMSWWHGCDGVGHELGPDAPEIAAQLLAQDRELARLFAGLDARGAWAHTAVIVASDHGMSRMDGAIDAEALLSAAGIAARLDGSGGEGQLYLKDPAQTAAALRTLSGIEGLTAYTPESLPARMRSFYPSRSGDLTLVPNPPWAVGRESLWQRLEIWWRGKSPGVHGYDPSQPDMGAIFYALGAGVPAGAELGEVRAIDVAPTVAALLGIDPPAQSEGRALFQAPQAPPGAQ
- a CDS encoding prepilin-type N-terminal cleavage/methylation domain-containing protein; the protein is MKRNDERGFTLLEVMTAVAVMGILVAMATPSMLRMLERQETRSSATEMAGLLSDARARAVAEGTPHLVYFNSPAVDGDGNCGVAAVEVRDVDHSYSITDGDVTTDFKLSAGACRKVKPYDGSSSSSSTDATAAAPVVPMPREDLALKATDAAEVGAVAVRASTALGDTVAAAADTVGSAVSGTVDAAGAIVGGLTGGSGSSGSSDDGSSSGSDDSGTGNGGTGKSLAVGQQTAIAADPSADLPPRTTTVADTVVNGATFPVDAVSGRPVIAFSERGVPVDPQNPNSWGSGAGGIYLTDSNNTAIFAALVEPLGDVKLRAYDAASQSWK
- a CDS encoding lysophospholipid acyltransferase family protein, which gives rise to MYTPRELAEYAAFRAAVTALAAIPLPTAQRLAARAARALFDRGGKRVDFVLTNLRIAFPDLPEEERRQIGRESYVSFAYGLIDVARGRHWTADDVRARVDVEGQEIGNAVMAQGKGAAVLGLHFGSFEILPRAAPAYGFPLTVIGRPVANRLLAAELLRQRQSTGAEMLLHRDVLPKMLRAVKKGRAVAVLNDQYARRSRGVFVPFLGVRASTSLGLAVLALRSGAPVVPCYTVRVGPDHHRMVIRPPLETPDTGDRRKDAEILTARANEALGEIIRAHPEQWMWSHRRFRHSPDLPGDPYGGR
- a CDS encoding PPOX class F420-dependent oxidoreductase; amino-acid sequence: MLESERYLSLATFRRDGREVATPIWFAHEGGAMVAFSAGDAGKVKRLRNSPRARVAACDMRGNVQGPWHEARGEIMSDAAAIQRALIALRKKYGVMMLLADFFSRLSGRYQKRAYLRIVPTS
- a CDS encoding enoyl-CoA hydratase-related protein, yielding MELSHVSLEERDSIATLAFARPERRNPLSLPVMLELRDALRAIGASKARGVVIASSGPVFCAGHDYADLVNRDLAGMRQLLAVCTELMTAVQSIPQPVVARVQGLATGAGCQLVAACDLAVASEDAEFQTPGGAGGLFCTTPMVSVSRAIGRKRALELLFTGDKIDARTAAEWGLVNRVVPADELVSVTDALIRRATRGSAFSKGLGKQAYYAQIDLDQPKAYAYAMEVMAANAVAEDGQESIRAFTEKRRPHFKP
- a CDS encoding TerB family tellurite resistance protein, whose translation is MVASLAPEERLRLMKFVCSVAWADLEVQSEERAFVRRMVSRLGLSPREVAQVDAWLQVPPHIDDVDPVEIPREHRKLFLDTLRELVLADGSVDEQEQASLALLEDLLAAGD